Part of the Paludisphaera borealis genome, ACCCCGGTACCGCCGCCTCGTCCATCCGCAACTTGACCGCCGTCGGTTCGACACTCTACTTCAGCGCGACCAACGGCGTGAACGGCGCGGAGTTGTGGAAGAGCGACGGCACGGCCGCCGGCACCGTCATGGTCAAGGACGCCAACCCCGGCTCCGGCTCGTCCAATCCCGGGGTGTTCGCGGCTCTCGGCTCGACCCTGTTCTACTCTGCTTACACTCCGGCCTCCGGCTACGAGCTTTGGAAGAGCGACGGCACGGCCGCGGGAACCGTGCAGGTCGCGGACATCACGCCCGGGGCGACCTCCTCGATGCCGGCTGAACTCACCGCGTTCGGCTCGTACATCTACTTCTCGGCCAACGACGGCGTAAACGGCGTCGAGCTCTGGCGGACCAACGGCGTGACCACGACGCTGTTCGCGGACATCAGGCCGGGCGCCCTTGGGTCCACCCCTCAGAACCTGACCGTCGCCGGTTCCAACCTCTTCTTCACCGCCAACGACGGCGTCCACGGCGCTGAACTCTGGCGGACCGACGGGACGACCGCCGGCACCTTTCTGGTCAGCGACATCTATCCCGGCGCGATCAGCTCAAACGTTCAGAACCTCCAGGCGGTCGGCTCCAAGGTCTACTTCTCGGCCTGTGCGCCCAACTTTGGCACCGAGCTTTGGAGCTCCGACGGGACGTCGGCGGGAACCTCGCTGGTGATCGACATGAACCCCGGCGCCGGCAGCTCGAAGCCTCGCGACATGGTCGTCATGCAAGGGGCGTTGTATTTCGTGGCCGACGACGCGACGACGACGAATCGCCTGCGGAAGCTGGTCACTGGGTGATCCCCGGGTCATCCTGACTCAACCCAGGACGGGCCGGCGACGGCCAAAAAAACAACCCCCGCGGCAGCCGGATGATGGCCGCCGCGGGGGTTGATTATGGGTGGAGGAATCGCGATTGCTCGCGGATCAAACGTCGGTGCGCCGCCGCATCCGGCGTCCCAGGGCCAGCAGAGCGGGCAGGCTGATGAGCCCGAGGGCCATCGAGCTGGGCTCGGCCACCAC contains:
- a CDS encoding ELWxxDGT repeat protein translates to MASLASLSAATATIAATPVAFNGALYFSATDAVNGTELWKSDGTSAGTQILKDIYPGSKSSYPSNLTVVGSKLFFSATDPVAGTELWATDGTSAGTQMVKDLYPGVIGSYPDQLTPMNGVLYYVAYDPKGGYELIRSDGTAAGTAMVKDINPGTAASSIRNLTAVGSTLYFSATNGVNGAELWKSDGTAAGTVMVKDANPGSGSSNPGVFAALGSTLFYSAYTPASGYELWKSDGTAAGTVQVADITPGATSSMPAELTAFGSYIYFSANDGVNGVELWRTNGVTTTLFADIRPGALGSTPQNLTVAGSNLFFTANDGVHGAELWRTDGTTAGTFLVSDIYPGAISSNVQNLQAVGSKVYFSACAPNFGTELWSSDGTSAGTSLVIDMNPGAGSSKPRDMVVMQGALYFVADDATTTNRLRKLVTG